The genomic window GATTTAAAAGCAACTGGAGTAACTGCTCTAGGCGAAGCTTTAAAATTAACTGCACAGAAAATAGAAACTGAAGTTGCAAAAACAACAACAGAGCAAAAAGGTGACTGGAAACCATTAGTTTTTATTATGACCGATGGAATTCCGACAGATAACTGGGAAAGCGGTCTTGCAGAATTTAAAAAAGTAAAAACAGCTTTTACTGTTGCATGCGCTGCAGGGGGCGGAGCAGATACCAGTGTGTTGAAACAAATAACAGATACTGTTGTGAGTCTGGAGAATGCAGACAGTTCAAGTATTGGAAAGTTTTTTCAATGGGTAACAGCTTCAATTGGTGTAACATCTACAAAAATTGAAGATTCAGGCAGAGAATTTACAAATGTAAAAGAATTACCTCCGCCGCCATCTGAACTAAACATTGTAGTTTAAGTTTAGGGAAGGCGGAGTTTATAATACCGTTTTAATAATAGTTCGGTAATTTATTGTTTACTAGTTTTTATAAATCATTATGAGAAGACTACCAGTATATTTTTTGCTAGATACTTCAGGTTCAATGTATGGAGAACCGATTCAAGCGTTGAATAATGCTTTAAGCGGTATGATTAACACATTGCGTTCAGATGCTCAGGCTCTCGATTCGCTTTGGATTAGTATTATAACTTACGATCGAGAAGTAAAAGAAATTGTTCCTTTGACAGAATTGGTTCATTTTCAGCTTCCCGAAATAACTTGTCCACAAAGTGGTCCAACCAATACAGGTGCAGGATTAGATTTTGTAATTCAGAAAGTGAAAACTGAGGTTATAAAAGGATCTGAAACAATAAAAGGCGACTGGAAACCATTATTATTTGTTTTTACTGATGGAAAACCATCAGATATTCAATTCTACAGAGAAAAAATTCAAGAAATAAAAGCCTTAAATTTTGGTGCAGTTGTAGGTTGCGCGGCCGGACATATGGCAAACGACAGCATTCTTAAAGAACTTACAGACAATGTAGTGCATTTAGATTCTGCTGATAGTTCTACTTTGAAGCAATTTTTTAAATGGGTTTCTGAAACCATCGAACAAGGAAATAAAAGTCAGGGAACGGGAGAAAGTGTAACCCTGCCGCCACCGCCAAGCGAAATAACAGTTGTGGTTTAATCTAAAAAATGCTTGATATGTTATTTACATTTTCAAAAGCACTCATACATGTTGCAACGGCAATTGATGAGGCTTATCAGGAAGGGAGAGAAAATGAACTTGAAAATATAGAATTAAGTTCTGATCAGATATTAGAAACAATGAATATTGATAACATTACTATATGTTACGAAACTACAGGAATTGATAATTTTGATATTAAAAATATAGAGCAGATTTTAAGACAGAATTACACTAAAAACGAGTTTGGAATTCACTATATTATTGTTCGAAAAAATTGTGCTTATTTAAAAGTAACACATGATATTCCTCTTCAGGGAAGAAATAAATGTTATGGTACTTGTTTTTCAATTAATTATATGGAACCTAATAAGGGAGTTGCTGTATATGGATATTCAACTAAAAATACCGCAGAAAGAGAGGCTTTTAAGGAAATGGCGAGCGAGATAATCAAGGCACTTTCATAATGTATATAATTAAGCTTATCATTGAAATTCTGATTATTGCATTATTTTTTTATTCCAAATTATTGCCATATAAAGACAAACTACATCCCCAATATAAATCTATTTTTGATTTTTTCAATAGTATATTTTCTCCCATATTCAATTTCTTAAAAACCACAATAAAACCTTTTCAAGTAGGTGTAGGTCTTGCAGTTGATATGACACAGATCGTACTATTAATTATTTTTTTAATGCTATTAAAATTCCTTTAAAATGAGAAGATTACCAATATATTTTTTAATCGATATTTCTGAATCAATGGTTGGAGAACCAATTCAACAGGTTGAAGAAGGATTGGCCACTATAATTCAGGCATTAAAAACAGATCCACATGCTTTAGAAACGGTTTATGTTTCTATCATCGTTTTTGCCGGCCAGCCTAAAACATTGGTGCCTTTACAGGAAATAGTGAGTTTTTATCCTCCTAAATTCCCGATAGGAAGCGGTACATCACTAAGTAAGGGGCTTGGACATTTAATGTATGAACTAAGAAGTAATATCGTTAAAACGACTTATGAAGTAAAAGGAGATTGGAAACCAATAGTATTCTTATTTACAGATGGTGTTCCGACAGATGATACGCAGGCAGCTATAAGTGAATGGAAAAATAATTGGCAGCGAACAGCAAATCTAATTGCAGTTTCTTTTGGAAACGAAACAGATACAAAACTATTGGGACAGCTTACAGAAAATGTACTTCATTTTAAAAATACAAATGTTCAATCGTATAAAGAGTTTTTTAAATGGGTTACAGATTCTATTAAAACAAGCAGTATTAGTGTTGAAAATAACTCATCTGGATTTGAATTGGCAAAATTAGATGGAGAAACAATTTCTAAAATTGATTTAACGAAAGAAGAACCAAACAAACAGTATGTTGATGATAATTACGTCGTTCTTAGTGGGAAATGCCAAAATACAAAGAGACCTTATTTGATGAAATACCGCAAAAACATTGCGCCTTCAATATATGCAGGAATTGAGCTGGCTTCAAAAAATTACAAACTAGTAGGGGCTTATCAGGTTGATAATAATTATTTTGAATTGGCAGATAACTCTAATTTCAACAATAAGGTAAATACCGAAGAACTATTTGGCGCACCAACCTGTCCCTGTTGCGGCAATCAAATTGCTTTTGCAGTATGTGTATGTCAAAAAATTCATTGTATTGGCGACGAGCAAATCAGTACATGTCCATGGTGTAATAATCAAGGATCTTATGGATATGGAGAAGGCGGTTTTGATGTTAACAGAACACAAGGATAATACGTATGGAAGAGACCAAAAGATACCTACAGTCTTTATTATTCCAAAATAAAATAGATATTCCCGAAAGTAAACAAACTCTTTTTGAAGATTTCATTAATAATGAAAACAATATTACAGCAGTAAAAATAATTAAAGAAAAACAGCGGATGATTATGCAAAATTGGAATTTAAAAAATCGAATTGATGATATTACACATCAATCTGTTTTTCTGCCAAACGGTACTGTAAATAAAATATACGAAGCCAAAATTGATTTTGCGCAGCTGGGCTGGATTGATTTTACTTCTTTCGAAATTCAAAATTTAGAAGAAACGGGACTTACTTTTGACCATGATAGTAAATTGCTTTTTGGAATCCCAATAATAAGTGGTGATTTAAAAATTAAACTCCTTTTTAAAATTGAAGGCGAATCTGAGGAAACGCCATTTCATGAAAAGATAATGACCGTTATTGTAAATCCAGATCCAAAATCACTTTGGAAAAATATAGAAAGCGATAGAAATGCTCCTTTTGCCAAAGATGATCATGTTGCAATTTCGAGCACTTTTTTAGATAAAAAAATTGTTGTGGCCTCAAAAAGAGGAAGAAGTCATGCAAATGTCGGCTCTTTTAGAGAAGACGATTTTGCATTCAAAAATTTAGATTCAAATGGCTGGAGTGTCTTAGGAGTTTCTGATGGAGCAGGTTCTGCGGCATTATCCCGAAAAGGTTCAAAATTGGCCTGCGACACTGTTGTTGACTATTTTGAACAAAATCTTGATAAAGAAAATCTAAAGGATTTTGACGAAATTTTGCTAGAGCACTATAAAAAAACAGATTTAGAAACATCAAAAAAAATAAGTCATTTTGTTTATAACACTTTATTAAAAGCAGCTCATTTCGTCAATCAGAAGATCGAAGAATTTGCTGGTAATATTGATGAAGAACTGAAAAAATTTCATGCGACTTTAATTTTCGCTTTAGTTAAAAAATATGATTTCGGATATGCCATCTTAACTTTTGGAGTTGGAGATTGTCCGATAGGTTTATTAAATAAAGATTTGACTGAAGTGACATTAATGAATTTTATAGACGTTGGCGAATTTGGGGGCGGTACAAGATTTATTACAATGCCGGAAATTTTTCAAAGTGAGAAACTTTCTTCCCGATTCGGCTTTAAATTAGTTGATGATTTCTCTTATTTAATGCTGATGACTGACGGAATTTACGATCCAAAATTTGTAGTTGAGGCCAATTTGGAAAAAATTGAAAAATGGAACGAATTTTTGTCTGACTTAAAAGGGAATAATCAAGACAATTCTAAAGTTGATTTTGATGATGAAAACGGAGATGTTGCAGCCCAGCTTTCTAATTGGATGGACTTTTGGAGTCCTGGAAATCATGATGATAGAACTCTTGCTATAATTTATTAAATATGAGTATAGTTACAGTAAAATCGATAAATGACCCTGCAAAAACTTATCAATTTGTTGATAATGGA from Flavobacterium fluviale includes these protein-coding regions:
- a CDS encoding vWA domain-containing protein, whose protein sequence is MRRLPVYLLLDTSGSMTGEPIEAVKNGVQMMISSLRQNPQAIETAFLSVITFDSTAQQIIPLTDLASFQMVDLKATGVTALGEALKLTAQKIETEVAKTTTEQKGDWKPLVFIMTDGIPTDNWESGLAEFKKVKTAFTVACAAGGGADTSVLKQITDTVVSLENADSSSIGKFFQWVTASIGVTSTKIEDSGREFTNVKELPPPPSELNIVV
- a CDS encoding vWA domain-containing protein, which translates into the protein MRRLPVYFLLDTSGSMYGEPIQALNNALSGMINTLRSDAQALDSLWISIITYDREVKEIVPLTELVHFQLPEITCPQSGPTNTGAGLDFVIQKVKTEVIKGSETIKGDWKPLLFVFTDGKPSDIQFYREKIQEIKALNFGAVVGCAAGHMANDSILKELTDNVVHLDSADSSTLKQFFKWVSETIEQGNKSQGTGESVTLPPPPSEITVVV
- a CDS encoding TerY-C metal binding domain-containing protein, which codes for MRRLPIYFLIDISESMVGEPIQQVEEGLATIIQALKTDPHALETVYVSIIVFAGQPKTLVPLQEIVSFYPPKFPIGSGTSLSKGLGHLMYELRSNIVKTTYEVKGDWKPIVFLFTDGVPTDDTQAAISEWKNNWQRTANLIAVSFGNETDTKLLGQLTENVLHFKNTNVQSYKEFFKWVTDSIKTSSISVENNSSGFELAKLDGETISKIDLTKEEPNKQYVDDNYVVLSGKCQNTKRPYLMKYRKNIAPSIYAGIELASKNYKLVGAYQVDNNYFELADNSNFNNKVNTEELFGAPTCPCCGNQIAFAVCVCQKIHCIGDEQISTCPWCNNQGSYGYGEGGFDVNRTQG
- a CDS encoding PP2C family serine/threonine-protein phosphatase, translated to MEETKRYLQSLLFQNKIDIPESKQTLFEDFINNENNITAVKIIKEKQRMIMQNWNLKNRIDDITHQSVFLPNGTVNKIYEAKIDFAQLGWIDFTSFEIQNLEETGLTFDHDSKLLFGIPIISGDLKIKLLFKIEGESEETPFHEKIMTVIVNPDPKSLWKNIESDRNAPFAKDDHVAISSTFLDKKIVVASKRGRSHANVGSFREDDFAFKNLDSNGWSVLGVSDGAGSAALSRKGSKLACDTVVDYFEQNLDKENLKDFDEILLEHYKKTDLETSKKISHFVYNTLLKAAHFVNQKIEEFAGNIDEELKKFHATLIFALVKKYDFGYAILTFGVGDCPIGLLNKDLTEVTLMNFIDVGEFGGGTRFITMPEIFQSEKLSSRFGFKLVDDFSYLMLMTDGIYDPKFVVEANLEKIEKWNEFLSDLKGNNQDNSKVDFDDENGDVAAQLSNWMDFWSPGNHDDRTLAIIY